The following coding sequences are from one Pantoea alfalfae window:
- a CDS encoding ABC transporter substrate-binding protein — protein MKKTSRLLALLILTASSHALAEGTSVSYNGQRVSLEANKAPINTVKNPDAIAQLPAGHHFVVPGSFTVAVAAQNSPPLTVFSDDNKTLLGSEVDIARLVADSLGLKLNVVPTSWEGWPLGVASGKYDAAISNITVTKERKEKFDFATYRKDSLGFYVKTSSPIKSLTKAEDIAGLRIIVGSGTNQEAILLAWDKENQAKGLKGFTPIYAKDDAAQTLALQAGRADAWFGPNVIGAWKAALTGKTRLIGSVDGGWPKAAHIAVTVKKGSGLAEPISTALNGVISNGDYQKVLNRWGEGVEHIDRSEINPAGLGD, from the coding sequence ATGAAAAAAACATCGCGTCTTCTTGCCCTGCTTATTCTGACCGCCAGCAGCCATGCGCTGGCTGAAGGCACCAGCGTGTCCTATAACGGCCAGCGCGTCAGCCTGGAAGCCAATAAAGCGCCGATTAATACGGTGAAGAATCCTGACGCCATCGCGCAACTGCCCGCGGGACATCACTTTGTAGTGCCGGGCTCCTTTACCGTGGCCGTGGCGGCGCAGAACTCTCCGCCGCTGACGGTATTTTCCGATGACAACAAAACCCTGCTCGGCAGCGAGGTGGATATTGCCCGACTGGTTGCGGATAGCCTGGGATTAAAACTCAATGTCGTGCCGACGTCGTGGGAAGGCTGGCCGCTGGGTGTGGCCTCGGGCAAGTATGATGCGGCGATCTCCAACATTACCGTGACTAAAGAGCGCAAAGAGAAGTTCGACTTCGCCACCTATCGCAAAGACTCACTTGGCTTCTATGTCAAAACCAGCAGCCCGATTAAGTCACTGACCAAAGCGGAAGACATTGCCGGATTGCGGATCATTGTGGGATCCGGCACCAATCAGGAGGCGATTCTGCTGGCGTGGGATAAAGAGAATCAGGCAAAGGGTCTGAAGGGCTTTACCCCGATCTACGCCAAAGATGACGCCGCCCAGACGCTGGCACTGCAGGCGGGGCGGGCCGATGCCTGGTTTGGTCCTAACGTCATTGGTGCCTGGAAAGCGGCACTGACCGGTAAAACCCGGCTGATCGGCAGTGTGGATGGTGGCTGGCCAAAAGCGGCGCACATTGCCGTTACGGTGAAAAAAGGCAGCGGCCTTGCAGAACCGATCAGCACTGCGCTGAATGGCGTCATCAGCAATGGTGATTATCAGAAGGTGCTGAACCGCTGGGGTGAAGGCGTGGAGCATATCGATCGTTCTGAAATTAACCCCGCCGGGCTGGGCGACTAA
- a CDS encoding amino acid ABC transporter ATP-binding protein → MSEAIDYRTSHTTGAITITGVTKRFGKHKALDDVSLSLEPGSVTVILGPSGSGKSTLLRTINHLERVDEGFIQIDGDYIGYQQRGDKLYELKEKAILRQRINVGYVFQNFNLFPHLSVLDNLIEAPIAHRQLTKSEAIARAGELLDIVGLRHKADAWPRHLSGGQQQRIAIARALMLNPRVMLFDEPTSALDPELVGEVLDVIKKLARSGSTLVIVTHEIGFAREVADNVVFMVDGRIVEQGSTTQVLNNPRHERTRRFLARVL, encoded by the coding sequence ATGTCCGAAGCCATTGATTACCGTACTTCTCACACAACAGGTGCCATCACTATTACCGGCGTGACCAAGCGTTTTGGTAAACACAAAGCACTGGATGATGTTTCGCTGTCGCTGGAACCCGGTTCGGTCACGGTGATTCTGGGGCCATCCGGCTCCGGCAAATCCACGCTGCTGCGCACCATCAATCATCTGGAGCGGGTCGACGAGGGATTCATTCAGATCGATGGCGACTATATCGGCTATCAGCAGCGCGGCGACAAGCTGTATGAACTCAAAGAGAAGGCGATTCTGCGGCAGCGTATCAACGTCGGCTACGTGTTCCAGAACTTCAATCTGTTTCCGCACCTCAGTGTGCTGGATAATCTGATTGAAGCGCCGATTGCCCATCGTCAGCTGACGAAATCTGAAGCGATAGCGCGGGCGGGTGAACTGCTGGACATTGTCGGCCTGCGCCATAAAGCCGATGCCTGGCCGCGTCATCTGTCGGGCGGGCAGCAGCAGCGTATCGCCATTGCGCGCGCACTGATGCTCAATCCCCGCGTGATGCTGTTCGATGAGCCGACCTCGGCGCTGGATCCGGAGCTGGTCGGTGAAGTGCTCGACGTGATCAAAAAGCTCGCGCGTTCCGGCTCCACGCTGGTGATTGTGACCCATGAGATCGGCTTTGCCCGTGAAGTGGCGGACAACGTGGTCTTTATGGTGGATGGCCGGATTGTTGAGCAGGGCAGCACGACGCAGGTACTGAACAATCCGCGCCATGAGCGCACCCGCCGTTTCCTGGCGCGCGTGTTATGA
- a CDS encoding amino acid ABC transporter permease, producing the protein MSKHQHLQVVPARYPARTAGAIVALFILAGVVQSVAFNPRWEWGVFARWFFDPVILHGLGQTLLLTLLGTIFSLFFGGLLALARLSSSWLLSTLAWGYIWLFRSLPLIVVLIILYNFSYLYDTLSIGIPFTGLSWGAFQTINVLGQFPAAVIGLTLVQAAYSAEIIRGGILGVDHGQVEAASALGLSASRRTFRIILPQALRAIIPSAFNEIISLAKGTSMVYVLAMPELFYTIQMIYNRNQEVIPLLMVGAAWYLIITTVLSVIQYYVERWLARSVNREPQPSRWQQWRNRVTPLHPTEEISHVRSH; encoded by the coding sequence ATGAGCAAACATCAACATCTACAGGTGGTCCCGGCACGTTATCCGGCGCGCACCGCCGGCGCTATTGTGGCGCTGTTTATCCTGGCGGGTGTGGTGCAGTCAGTGGCCTTTAACCCGCGCTGGGAATGGGGCGTGTTTGCCCGCTGGTTTTTCGATCCGGTGATCCTGCACGGTCTGGGTCAGACGCTACTGCTGACCCTGCTGGGCACGATATTCAGCCTCTTTTTCGGCGGTCTGCTGGCGCTGGCACGTCTCTCCTCATCGTGGCTGCTGAGCACGCTGGCGTGGGGCTACATCTGGCTGTTCCGTTCGCTGCCGCTGATCGTGGTGCTGATCATTCTCTATAACTTCTCCTACCTCTACGACACGCTGTCGATCGGCATTCCATTTACCGGCCTGTCGTGGGGCGCATTTCAGACGATTAATGTGCTGGGCCAGTTCCCGGCGGCGGTAATTGGTCTGACGCTGGTGCAGGCGGCTTACAGTGCAGAAATTATCCGCGGCGGGATCCTCGGCGTCGATCACGGGCAGGTTGAAGCCGCCTCCGCGCTGGGGCTTTCCGCCTCACGCCGGACCTTCCGCATCATTCTGCCGCAGGCGCTGCGCGCCATTATTCCGTCCGCATTCAACGAGATCATCAGTCTGGCAAAAGGGACTTCGATGGTATACGTGCTGGCGATGCCGGAGCTGTTTTATACCATTCAGATGATTTACAACCGTAATCAGGAAGTGATCCCGCTGCTGATGGTCGGTGCCGCCTGGTATCTGATTATCACCACCGTCCTGTCCGTGATTCAGTATTACGTTGAGCGCTGGCTGGCCCGCAGCGTGAACCGTGAGCCGCAGCCTTCGCGCTGGCAACAATGGCGCAATCGCGTCACGCCACTTCATCCGACCGAGGAGATCAGCCATGTCCGAAGCCATTGA
- a CDS encoding GNAT family N-acetyltransferase: MSESTFREVSPEAPELQPILGGLFGEYSARYGDFFSRRNEQEQELTEWYLPPQGLFIVLERDGEIIAMGAYKPYDPQTAELKRIWTRSDLRRQGLALVVLQELERRALQAGYQRLFLTTGFRQPEAVRLYTGHGYQPQFDLSGDLERYGQPPHDGRLRFIKVIGVYNVAEAS; encoded by the coding sequence ATGAGTGAATCGACTTTCCGCGAAGTTTCGCCCGAGGCCCCCGAGCTGCAACCGATTCTGGGTGGTCTGTTTGGTGAATATTCGGCACGTTATGGCGACTTCTTTTCCCGCCGTAACGAGCAGGAGCAGGAGCTGACGGAATGGTATCTGCCGCCGCAGGGGCTGTTTATTGTGCTGGAACGCGACGGCGAAATCATTGCGATGGGCGCTTATAAACCTTATGACCCACAGACCGCTGAGCTGAAGCGCATCTGGACCCGCAGCGATCTGCGCCGTCAGGGGCTGGCGCTGGTGGTGTTGCAGGAACTGGAACGGCGCGCGCTGCAGGCGGGCTATCAGCGGCTGTTTCTCACCACCGGCTTTCGCCAGCCAGAGGCGGTGCGGCTTTATACCGGTCACGGCTATCAGCCACAGTTCGATCTGAGCGGCGATCTGGAGCGTTACGGCCAGCCGCCACATGACGGGCGACTGCGTTTTATTAAAGTAATCGGCGTTTATAACGTCGCTGAGGCGAGTTAA